Proteins encoded within one genomic window of Edaphobacter lichenicola:
- a CDS encoding DciA family protein encodes MSLEGMRDMLKGSLGRSLQALREEDRLAAAWPVACGRAMAERGQVVGFEDGVVRVEVEDGAWLRQLLSMRRQLAAELSRISGVTVSEIHFEKKGNYKR; translated from the coding sequence ATGTCTTTAGAGGGAATGCGGGACATGCTGAAAGGTTCCCTGGGGAGGAGCCTGCAAGCGCTCCGGGAGGAGGATAGGCTGGCGGCAGCGTGGCCGGTGGCGTGTGGAAGGGCCATGGCGGAGCGGGGGCAGGTCGTAGGATTTGAGGATGGCGTGGTCCGAGTAGAGGTGGAAGATGGCGCATGGTTGCGGCAGTTGCTAAGTATGCGTCGACAGCTTGCCGCAGAGCTGTCGCGTATTTCGGGGGTGACTGTAAGCGAGATACACTTTGAGAAGAAGGGGAACTACAAGCGATGA
- the rfbC gene encoding dTDP-4-dehydrorhamnose 3,5-epimerase has translation MQVLETPLRDVKLLQPQRFEDSRGWFAEVFNQSTFAAAGLSANFVQDNQSFSVKGVLRGLHYQLGRPQAKLVRVLSGHIWDVAVDLRRESPDFGRWAGFHLKAQSSADQLQLLWIPEGFAHGFVVLSDTAEVFYKTTNLYHRAGERSILWNDPVLAIDWPIEALNGVPPSVSPKDALGKHFLEAELPPVEAPHLV, from the coding sequence ATGCAGGTTCTTGAAACGCCTCTACGTGACGTTAAGCTACTTCAACCCCAACGCTTCGAAGATAGTCGCGGTTGGTTTGCAGAGGTATTCAATCAATCAACCTTCGCCGCTGCCGGGCTATCGGCGAATTTTGTGCAAGACAATCAGTCCTTCTCGGTCAAAGGAGTACTTCGCGGCCTTCACTATCAACTCGGCAGGCCTCAAGCCAAGCTCGTCCGAGTTCTCTCCGGCCATATTTGGGACGTGGCGGTCGATCTTCGGCGCGAATCCCCCGACTTCGGCAGATGGGCCGGATTCCATCTGAAAGCCCAGTCCTCCGCTGACCAACTGCAGCTCCTCTGGATTCCCGAAGGCTTTGCCCACGGCTTTGTTGTCCTCTCGGACACCGCAGAGGTCTTCTACAAGACCACGAACCTCTACCACCGGGCCGGAGAACGCTCCATCCTCTGGAACGATCCCGTCCTTGCCATCGATTGGCCTATCGAGGCGCTTAACGGCGTCCCACCCTCTGTCAGTCCAAAGGATGCTCTTGGGAAGCACTTCCTCGAAGCCGAACTCCCGCCGGTCGAAGCGCCTCATCTGGTCTAA
- a CDS encoding sugar transferase → MQAEYQSPESRTAAIEGSYSYPESVGGSLEISHRADETPSEFFRYRVIKRCVDVVLVLISMPIVLLLLGVVAVSVKLSSPGPVFYSHRRIRKNGAFFSMWKFRTMCINSAEVLETHLARYPKARAEWNKTHKLRKDPRITPVGLFLRRYSLDELPQLWNVLAGQMSLVGPRPIVAAEVEKYGDCFDCYCRVKPGLTGLWQVSGRSALSYERRVALDCEYVERWSLMSDLWILMKTFASVVNQDGAY, encoded by the coding sequence ATGCAGGCTGAATACCAATCCCCCGAGTCGCGGACAGCGGCTATCGAAGGTTCTTATTCGTATCCGGAGTCGGTTGGTGGCTCGCTGGAAATTTCGCATCGAGCAGACGAAACTCCGTCAGAGTTTTTCCGATACCGGGTTATCAAACGCTGCGTCGATGTTGTGTTGGTTTTGATTTCGATGCCCATTGTGCTGTTGTTACTCGGTGTTGTGGCCGTCTCCGTGAAACTGAGTTCGCCTGGGCCAGTCTTTTATTCGCATCGGCGGATTCGCAAAAATGGCGCCTTTTTCTCGATGTGGAAGTTCCGCACGATGTGTATCAACTCGGCTGAAGTGCTGGAGACTCATCTGGCGCGATATCCAAAGGCCCGTGCGGAATGGAACAAGACCCACAAACTTCGTAAAGATCCACGGATTACTCCTGTGGGGCTTTTTCTTCGGCGATACAGCTTGGATGAGTTGCCGCAACTTTGGAATGTGCTTGCTGGGCAGATGAGCTTGGTGGGGCCACGGCCGATTGTAGCGGCGGAAGTAGAGAAGTACGGTGATTGCTTCGATTGCTACTGCAGGGTGAAGCCTGGATTGACGGGGCTTTGGCAGGTATCGGGACGCAGTGCCTTGAGCTACGAGAGACGTGTCGCACTCGACTGTGAATACGTGGAACGATGGTCGCTGATGAGCGACCTCTGGATTCTGATGAAGACGTTTGCGTCTGTAGTAAACCAGGATGGCGCGTATTAG